Proteins co-encoded in one Podarcis muralis chromosome 12, rPodMur119.hap1.1, whole genome shotgun sequence genomic window:
- the MACC1 gene encoding metastasis-associated in colon cancer protein 1, with the protein MSASCHIKEISWSKSEGCLVDLDDGSPARNDWTDDRENELELKSHWSEEFKQRVPGAFKTNPFWNVLSASNPFLDDVAQSNNREKSDKRISILKEDPYLFFRDLNNRDSTASSGDELNLDYLFLRKSSRRSAKSRSVSDLLDIVGTKTFELPSTAPSNHILPPNSEPLQNDREAYRTAWLNQRQLARSCLDLNAINQSPGWAQTQSVETHIACKVSHEGGSVQLPDSEIAVHFPEGHVAFGEFQEVGLQAILDSPPSLNHEFSTTVSPLIELTLSNLNTTEAILLEMKIAAEVKKDPFSQVMTEIVCLCGFTKEGPFERINNCYIYKDTIQVKLTDLSHLMYIVAVAQTNTINSPASAWEYIHRKLSVGIYGPKHIHPSFTVVFALFGHNYVPEKLTVCDIKKGGKSMPPVVFQLWGKHTFALEKPQDLNVFVASCDPDFEVKEEDQRKEIKEGILKGGGEVIHQHFPFSIINRRKIHLFVFRVQVKVPSNNVVCQFYITTPEPAPKPLTGVFNKPNRLERRKAVNSAPLLSTPTIKYPVFQDKALHVASYGVALKTVLRQNKIDYLLEYFKGDTIALLGEDKVKAIGQAKVKEWYVGVLRRKVGLVHCKNVKVIAKDQAMDIDDSTITTKSLLEQIALPFRKLTYIYAAILSTVSEKMNDWKALADALGFLNMSLDAFSDVQADKESEKVAYVVKKLKEVCHDNRNTRRFLYELSVALLKLDCQGLLARITQDTVIFTSAVKLGKGWRELAEKLARLTKQQIEAYETPHRGTNGDVPPEMMWKPAYDFLYTWGAHYGDSYRDMLQDLQSALDKMKNPVTKQWRELTGALILVNCMEVLQASAFSKMDED; encoded by the exons ATGTCTGCATCCTGTCATATAAAGGAGATTTCATGGAGTAAGTCAGAGGGATGTCTGGTTGACTTGGATGACGGCAGCCCTGCAAGAAATGATTGGACAG ATGACAGAGAAAATGAACTGGAGCTGAAGTCTCATTGGTCTGAGGAATTTAAGCAACGTGTCCCTGGAGCATTTAAGACCAATCCTTTTTGGAATGTACTGTCAGCATCCAATCCTTTTTTAGACGATGTAGCTCAGTCAAACAACAGAGAAAAAAGTGACAAGCGCATATCTATCTTAAAAGAAGACCCCTATTTATTTTTTAGAGATCTAAATAACAGAGACTCTACTGCTTCATCTGGAGACGAATTGAATCTTGATTATCTTTTTCTTCGCAAATCTTCCAGGAGATCGGCAAAATCTCGGAGTGTTTCAGATCTTTTGGATATTGTAGGGACTAAGACATTTGAACTCCCTAGCACGGCACCGTCCAACCATATCCTGCCTCCAAACAGTGAACCTCTTCAGAATGATCGTGAAGCCTATAGGACAGCGTGGTTGAATCAAAGGCAGCTGGCCCGATCTTGCCTGGATTTGAATGCAATAAACCAGAGTCCAGGATGGGCCCAAACCCAGTCTGTAGAAACCCATATAGCTTGCAAAGTGAGCCATGAAGGCGGCTCAGTGCAGCTTCCTGACTCGGAGATTGCGGTTCATTTCCCTGAAGGCCACGTAGCCTTTGGAGAATTCCAAGAGGTTGGCTTACAGGCAATCCTTGACTCCCCACCATCGCTCAACCATGAGTTTTCGACCACTGTGAGCCCACTGATTGAACTGACATTAAGTAACCTCAATACCACAGAAGCCATTTTGCTCGAAATGAAAATTGCAGCTGAGGTAAAGAAGGACCCTTTCAGTCAGGTTATGACTGAAATTGTATGTCTATGTGGTTTCACTAAAGAGGGTCCGTTTGAAAGAATAAACAACTGTTACATCTATAAAGATACTATCCAAGTCAAGCTGACGGACCTAAGTCACTTGATGTACATTGTGGCTGTAGCCCAAACCAATACAATTAATTCACCAGCAAGCGCTTGGGAGTATATACACAGAAAGCTCTCAGTTGGGATTTATGGACCCAAACATATCCACCCTTCGTTCACAGTTGTATTTGCCCTGTTTGGCCACAACTATGTTCCAGAGAAACTTACAGTATGTGACATTAAAAAGGGTGGAAAGAGCATGCCCCCGGTGGTTTTCCAGCTCTGGGGAAAGCATACATTTGCACTTGAGAAGCCACAAGATCTCAACGTTTTTGTGGCCTCTTGTGACCCTGATTTTGAAGTGAAGGAAGAGGATCAGaggaaagaaattaaagaagggaTACTGAAAGGGGGCGGCGAAGTGATTCACCAACACTTCCCATTTTCTATAATCAACAGAAGGAAAATACATCTATTTGTCTTCCGTGTCCAGGTGAAAGTCCCAAGCAACAACGTGGTGTGCCAGTTTTACATCACAACCCCTGAGCCAGCTCCAAAGCCATTAACTGGGGTGTTCAACAAGCCAAACCGATTAGAAAGACGCAAGGCGGTCAACTCTGCCCCACTGCTGTCGACGCCAACAATTAAATATCCAGTTTTCCAGGACAAAGCTTTACACGTTGCCAGCTATGGTGTAGCTTTGAAGACAGTGTTGCGTCAAAATAAAATTGACTATTTGCTAGAATATTTTAAAGGCGACACAATAGCGCTTCTTGGCGAAGATAAGGTGAAAGCCATCGGACAGGCTAAAGTAAAAGAATGGTACGTGGGCGTTCTTAGAAGAAAAGTTGGCCTCGTACACTGCAAAAATGTCAAAGTGATAGCCAAAGACCAAGCTATGGATATTGATGATAGCACAATCACAACCAAAAGCCTTCTTGAGCAAATCGCTTTGCCTTTTAGAAAGCTGACTTATATCTACGCAGCAATCTTATCCACGGTATCGGAGAAAATGAATGATTGGAAAGCTTTAGCTGATGCCCTTGGATTTTTGAACATGTCTTTGGATGCTTTCAGTGATGTACAAGCTGACAAAGAATCAGAAAAAGTAGCCTACGTTGTGAAGAAGCTCAAGGAAGTCTGCCACGATAACAGAAATACCAGGCGTTTCCTGTACGAGCTGTCTGTT GCCCTGCTGAAGCTGGATTGCCAAGGATTACTTGCACGCATCACGCAAGACACAGTCATTTTTACGTCTGCTGTGAAACTTGGGAAAGGCTGGAGAGAGCTGGCAGAAAAATTAGCACGACTCACAAAGCAACAAATTGAAGCTTATGAAACTCCCCACCGGGGCACAAATGGAGATGTCCCTCCAGAG